The following coding sequences lie in one Arthrobacter sp. PGP41 genomic window:
- the murG gene encoding undecaprenyldiphospho-muramoylpentapeptide beta-N-acetylglucosaminyltransferase → MTSKTPSIVLAGGGTAGHISPLLAIAAALRSASPGAAILAVGTPSGMETRLVPAAGVELATIDRVPFPRKPSADMVRLPGRLAGAVRQAGAILDSAAADVLVGVGGYVCTPMYLAARKRRIPIVIHEANARPGLANRVGAMMTHRVAVAFSNTPLRHATHVGMPMRSEISGLDRAAARTAARESLGLDPVQPALIVTGGSSGAQSINRTIAAAVDRLAGAGIQTLHITGRGKTVLDAAGRPLAADGYRQVEYIDGMELAYAAADVLLARSGAATVCEVAAVGVPSVLVPLPIGNGEQALNAAGLVAAGGALLVNDRDFTAEWVDQELVPLVTDRPRLAAMSASSYRLGIRNADQRMADLILEAVAA, encoded by the coding sequence ATGACCTCCAAAACCCCTTCCATTGTCCTGGCAGGCGGCGGCACCGCCGGGCACATCAGCCCGCTGCTGGCCATTGCCGCTGCCCTCCGGAGCGCGTCCCCCGGAGCTGCCATCCTCGCCGTCGGCACGCCGTCCGGGATGGAAACCAGGCTCGTCCCCGCTGCAGGCGTGGAGCTGGCCACCATCGACAGGGTTCCGTTCCCACGGAAACCTTCAGCCGACATGGTGCGGCTTCCCGGCCGGCTCGCCGGTGCCGTGCGCCAGGCCGGGGCCATCCTGGACAGTGCGGCCGCGGACGTCCTGGTGGGCGTCGGCGGCTACGTGTGCACGCCCATGTACCTCGCTGCCCGGAAACGCCGCATCCCCATTGTCATCCACGAGGCAAATGCCCGTCCGGGCCTCGCAAACCGGGTGGGTGCCATGATGACCCACCGGGTCGCCGTCGCCTTCTCCAACACCCCGCTGCGGCATGCAACCCACGTGGGAATGCCGATGCGTTCCGAGATTTCCGGGCTGGACAGGGCCGCCGCGCGAACCGCCGCCCGGGAGTCCCTGGGCCTGGACCCGGTACAGCCGGCGCTGATCGTCACCGGCGGATCTTCCGGGGCCCAGAGCATCAACAGGACCATCGCCGCCGCCGTGGACCGCCTTGCCGGCGCGGGCATCCAGACCCTGCACATCACCGGGCGCGGCAAGACCGTCCTTGACGCCGCCGGCAGGCCCCTTGCGGCAGACGGCTACCGGCAGGTGGAATACATCGACGGCATGGAGCTTGCCTATGCTGCGGCGGACGTGCTGCTGGCCCGCTCCGGTGCGGCCACGGTATGCGAGGTAGCCGCCGTCGGGGTACCTTCAGTCCTGGTGCCGCTGCCCATTGGCAACGGTGAGCAGGCCCTCAACGCCGCCGGACTGGTGGCTGCCGGCGGCGCGCTCCTGGTCAACGACCGGGACTTCACGGCCGAATGGGTGGACCAGGAACTGGTGCCGCTCGTCACGGACCGGCCACGGCTTGCCGCAATGTCAGCCAGTTCCTACCGGCTTGGCATCCGGAACGCCGATCAGCGGATGGCTGATCTCATCCTGGAAGCGGTGGCAGCATGA
- the murC gene encoding UDP-N-acetylmuramate--L-alanine ligase, with the protein MNHAKIPTLESLGRVHFVGIGGVGMSAVARIMVARGVPVSGSDAKDLPVMADLAAAGARIAVGYAAANLGDAQTVVAGSAIRPDNPEILAARDAGLPVLHRSQALASTMGDDTVVTVAGTHGKSTTTSMVTVLLQGAGLDPSFAIGANVPALGVNAAHGSSGIFVAEADESDGSFLNYRPRIAVVTNVEPDHLDHYGTAEAVYESFDRFTALLPADGVLVACADDAGALALAERTRQRGTTRVVLYGTKEGADLVLHDGGPGDTAVSTPSGRYPLDLQVPGRHNALNAAAAFAVALELGVDPGVSAAALAHFSGASRRFELKGEARGVRVFDDYAHHPTEVRAALAAARSVAGDHKVHVLFQPHLFSRTREFAQEFADALNLADTALVLDIYPAREDPIPGVTSQLIADHLDEGGRLVAAGDAVALLAAAAADGDIVLTAGAGDVTAYGPQIVEALRG; encoded by the coding sequence ATGAACCACGCCAAAATCCCTACTCTGGAATCGCTGGGCAGGGTCCACTTCGTGGGCATCGGGGGCGTCGGCATGTCAGCCGTGGCCAGGATCATGGTGGCCCGCGGCGTTCCGGTCAGCGGCTCCGACGCCAAGGACCTGCCGGTGATGGCCGACCTCGCGGCAGCCGGTGCGCGCATTGCCGTGGGATATGCCGCCGCAAACCTCGGAGACGCCCAGACGGTTGTGGCGGGCTCGGCCATCCGCCCGGACAACCCCGAGATCCTTGCCGCCCGGGACGCGGGCCTGCCGGTCCTCCACCGCTCCCAGGCGCTGGCCTCCACCATGGGCGATGACACGGTGGTCACCGTGGCGGGAACCCACGGCAAGTCCACCACCACCTCCATGGTCACCGTCCTGCTGCAGGGCGCGGGCCTGGACCCCTCGTTCGCCATCGGCGCCAACGTTCCGGCGCTCGGCGTCAACGCCGCCCACGGAAGCTCCGGGATCTTCGTGGCGGAGGCAGACGAGTCCGATGGATCCTTCCTCAACTACCGGCCGCGGATTGCCGTCGTCACCAACGTGGAGCCGGACCACCTGGACCACTACGGCACGGCTGAGGCCGTGTACGAATCCTTTGACCGGTTCACCGCGCTGCTGCCCGCCGACGGGGTGCTGGTCGCCTGCGCGGACGACGCCGGCGCGCTGGCCCTCGCCGAAAGGACCAGGCAGCGGGGCACCACCCGCGTGGTGCTTTACGGAACCAAAGAGGGCGCGGACCTCGTGCTGCACGACGGCGGTCCCGGCGACACAGCCGTCTCCACACCGTCGGGCCGCTACCCGCTTGACCTGCAGGTGCCAGGGCGGCACAACGCGCTGAACGCGGCGGCCGCTTTCGCCGTCGCCCTTGAACTGGGAGTTGACCCCGGCGTGTCGGCCGCCGCCCTTGCGCACTTTTCCGGTGCGTCCCGGCGCTTTGAGCTCAAGGGCGAGGCGAGGGGAGTGCGGGTTTTCGACGACTACGCCCACCATCCGACGGAAGTCCGCGCTGCCCTCGCCGCAGCCCGCTCCGTTGCAGGGGACCACAAGGTGCACGTCCTCTTCCAGCCGCACCTGTTTTCCCGCACCCGGGAGTTCGCGCAGGAGTTCGCCGATGCCCTCAACCTTGCCGACACCGCTTTGGTCCTGGACATTTATCCCGCCCGTGAGGATCCCATCCCGGGTGTCACCAGCCAACTCATAGCCGACCACCTGGATGAAGGCGGCAGGCTGGTGGCGGCCGGGGACGCCGTCGCACTCCTTGCGGCCGCCGCGGCGGACGGGGACATCGTGTTGACTGCGGGCGCCGGCGATGTCACCGCGTATGGGCCGCAGATCGTCGAGGCCCTGCGTGGCTAG
- a CDS encoding cell division protein FtsQ/DivIB has translation MASTRRPTYTSTGRSGGGGGGEGDVISASRSVPEPAPEELQKPKKPRQPGKAGTRGFGRGKRNGNKAEVQASSDAAGANVVAFPEPKGKRRKRNILTTAGILVAIVAGLLAAAFFSPVLAVHTISVSGTRLLTPAQVQAALEPLQGKPLPQVTDEEVARLLEPLVQVKSVSAQARPPSGLAVAVRERVPVALVKQGEQYQLVDVDGVQLAATADPASVSLPVIDGGAGTIGQDLFRATAAVLGALPADVLAKLSNASAQSVDAVELKLVDGQTIIWGNAGEKELKAKVLAALLKVPADPKNPVRVYDVSVPRHPVTR, from the coding sequence GTGGCTAGCACCCGCCGGCCCACCTACACATCCACGGGCCGGTCCGGCGGAGGCGGCGGCGGCGAAGGCGACGTCATTTCGGCGTCCCGGAGTGTTCCCGAGCCTGCTCCCGAAGAACTGCAGAAGCCGAAGAAGCCCCGGCAACCCGGAAAAGCCGGCACCCGCGGTTTCGGCCGCGGCAAGCGCAACGGGAACAAGGCGGAGGTCCAGGCATCGTCCGATGCAGCAGGGGCGAACGTGGTGGCTTTCCCCGAACCGAAAGGGAAGCGGCGGAAGCGGAATATCCTGACGACTGCGGGCATCCTCGTTGCGATTGTGGCGGGGCTGCTGGCGGCGGCCTTTTTTTCCCCCGTGCTGGCCGTCCACACCATTTCGGTGTCCGGCACGCGACTGCTGACGCCGGCCCAGGTGCAGGCCGCGCTTGAGCCGTTGCAGGGGAAGCCCCTACCGCAGGTAACCGACGAAGAGGTAGCGCGGCTGCTGGAACCGCTGGTCCAGGTCAAGTCTGTCTCCGCTCAGGCGAGGCCGCCGTCCGGCCTCGCTGTTGCCGTGCGGGAAAGGGTACCGGTGGCCCTGGTCAAGCAGGGGGAGCAGTACCAGCTGGTGGACGTCGACGGCGTACAGCTGGCTGCCACGGCAGATCCTGCCTCGGTGTCGCTGCCTGTGATCGACGGCGGCGCGGGCACGATCGGCCAGGATCTCTTCCGCGCCACGGCCGCAGTCCTTGGCGCCTTGCCGGCAGACGTGCTCGCGAAGCTGTCCAACGCTTCCGCCCAATCGGTGGACGCGGTGGAACTCAAGCTCGTGGACGGCCAGACCATCATCTGGGGCAACGCGGGCGAAAAGGAGCTGAAGGCCAAAGTACTGGCCGCACTCCTGAAGGTTCCGGCCGACCCCAAGAATCCGGTCAGGGTCTACGACGTGAGCGTTCCCCGGCACCCGGTGACCCGTTAA
- the ftsZ gene encoding cell division protein FtsZ, translating to MAAPQNYLAVIKVVGIGGGGVNAVNRMIEVGLRGVEFIAINTDAQALLMSDADVKLDVGRELTRGLGAGANPEVGKQAAEDHADEIEEVLRGADMVFVTAGEGGGTGTGGAPVVARIARSLGALTIGVVTRPFTFEGRRRAGSAEAGIDALRDEVDTLIVIPNDRLLSISDRNVSVLDAFRSADQVLLSGVQGITDLITTPGLINLDFADVKSVMQGAGSALMGIGSARGEDRAVKAAELAIASPLLEASIDGAHGVLLSIQGGSDLGLFEINEAARLVQEVAHPEANIIFGAVIDDALGDEARVTVIAAGFDDVKATSPSMDQSQPQVAPQRPAAPAAAPAPSQAPSAGSHQSHVQPVHAGVGAAGLSNWGQQRPSSVPADSGFDVDLPSVVEPDLTGSHSDDLDVPDFLK from the coding sequence GTGGCAGCTCCGCAGAATTACTTGGCCGTCATCAAAGTCGTCGGCATCGGCGGCGGTGGCGTGAACGCAGTCAACCGCATGATCGAGGTCGGCCTCCGAGGTGTTGAATTCATCGCCATCAATACCGACGCCCAGGCCCTGCTCATGAGCGACGCGGACGTGAAGCTCGACGTCGGACGCGAGCTGACCCGCGGGCTGGGAGCAGGCGCCAACCCTGAGGTGGGCAAGCAGGCGGCCGAGGACCACGCGGACGAGATCGAGGAAGTCCTCCGCGGTGCCGACATGGTCTTCGTGACGGCAGGCGAAGGCGGCGGCACCGGTACCGGCGGCGCTCCCGTTGTTGCCCGCATCGCCCGCTCCCTTGGCGCTCTGACCATTGGCGTGGTCACGCGCCCCTTCACGTTCGAAGGCCGCCGCCGTGCAGGTTCCGCCGAAGCCGGCATCGACGCCCTGCGCGATGAAGTGGACACCCTGATCGTCATCCCCAACGATCGGCTCCTGTCCATCAGCGACCGCAACGTTTCCGTCCTGGACGCCTTCCGCTCGGCCGACCAGGTGCTGCTCTCCGGTGTCCAGGGGATCACGGACCTCATCACCACCCCGGGCCTGATCAACCTCGACTTCGCGGACGTCAAGTCCGTTATGCAGGGCGCGGGCTCCGCGCTCATGGGCATCGGCTCCGCGCGCGGCGAAGACCGTGCTGTCAAGGCTGCCGAACTCGCCATCGCGTCCCCGCTGTTGGAGGCCTCGATCGACGGTGCCCACGGCGTCCTGCTGTCCATCCAGGGCGGTTCCGACCTCGGCCTGTTCGAGATCAACGAGGCCGCGCGGCTGGTGCAGGAAGTTGCCCACCCAGAGGCAAACATCATTTTCGGTGCCGTGATCGACGACGCCCTGGGTGACGAGGCCCGGGTGACGGTCATCGCTGCCGGCTTCGACGACGTCAAGGCCACCTCGCCCTCCATGGACCAGTCCCAGCCCCAGGTGGCGCCCCAGCGGCCAGCCGCTCCGGCTGCTGCTCCCGCCCCGTCCCAGGCCCCGTCCGCCGGCAGCCACCAGTCGCACGTCCAGCCTGTCCACGCAGGGGTAGGTGCAGCAGGCCTCAGTAACTGGGGGCAGCAGCGCCCGTCCTCCGTTCCGGCTGACTCCGGCTTCGACGTGGATCTTCCCTCCGTGGTGGAACCTGACCTGACCGGCAGCCACTCGGATGACCTGGATGTCCCCGACTTCCTGAAGTAG
- a CDS encoding polyphenol oxidase family protein, giving the protein MFHWRAEILPGVSAAFTDTGAGNLALHVGDDPLAVRRRRERLEAATGIGPDGLRFMDQVHGTAVAVMERASVAPQADAMVSRGLPLAVMVADCIPVLLAGESAHGPVLAAVHAGRPGVANGVIPSAVDSMKSLGASAIKAWLGPSICGSCYEVPSALRDEVAALVPATRSTTSWGTPALDLPAGARSQLERAGVDVEYAGPCTFETDSLYSYRRDRNTGRFAGLVWCHG; this is encoded by the coding sequence TTGTTCCATTGGCGCGCCGAGATCCTGCCCGGGGTGTCGGCGGCATTCACTGACACCGGTGCCGGAAACCTCGCACTGCACGTGGGTGACGACCCCCTGGCAGTGCGGCGGCGCCGTGAACGGCTGGAGGCTGCCACGGGCATCGGGCCTGATGGCCTGCGGTTCATGGACCAGGTGCACGGAACGGCCGTTGCCGTGATGGAACGCGCCAGCGTGGCTCCACAAGCCGACGCCATGGTTTCGCGCGGGCTGCCGCTCGCCGTGATGGTGGCCGACTGCATTCCTGTCCTGCTTGCCGGCGAGTCGGCCCACGGTCCCGTCCTGGCCGCCGTGCATGCAGGGCGGCCAGGCGTGGCCAATGGCGTCATCCCCTCGGCCGTGGACAGCATGAAGTCCTTGGGCGCTTCGGCCATCAAGGCCTGGCTTGGGCCGTCCATCTGCGGCAGCTGCTACGAGGTTCCGTCGGCACTTCGGGATGAGGTTGCCGCCCTGGTGCCCGCGACGCGATCCACCACATCCTGGGGCACGCCGGCACTGGACCTTCCGGCCGGCGCCCGGAGCCAGCTGGAGCGTGCCGGGGTTGACGTGGAATACGCGGGGCCGTGCACCTTCGAGACCGACTCCCTCTATTCATACCGCCGCGACAGGAACACAGGGCGTTTCGCCGGCTTGGTCTGGTGCCATGGGTGA
- a CDS encoding YggS family pyridoxal phosphate-dependent enzyme, whose translation MGEPSAYDGDAGRRDPLTGDPRTAELAGRLEGVRARIGAAAAAAGRGDRLPTLIVVTKFHPAEDIRRLASLGVTDVGENRDQEAAGKAEVLADCGLIWHFVGQLQTKKAKSVVRYAAAVHSVDRPQLVDALAKAVRIQQDNTGRAPLDCFIQVSLEDDAGAHRGGAAPSDLPLLADRIAAGEGLRLAGVMAVAPLGAPPGPAFEKLAGISARLVEQHPGATAISAGMSQDLEAAIAFGATHLRIGSDILGSRPLVG comes from the coding sequence ATGGGTGAGCCTTCGGCATACGACGGCGATGCGGGCCGCCGGGATCCGCTCACCGGGGATCCACGCACCGCAGAGCTGGCCGGCCGGCTGGAAGGTGTTCGAGCCCGCATCGGTGCGGCCGCCGCGGCGGCCGGACGTGGGGACCGGCTGCCCACACTGATAGTGGTCACCAAGTTCCATCCGGCGGAGGACATCCGGCGGCTCGCGTCCCTGGGCGTCACTGACGTCGGTGAAAACCGCGACCAGGAGGCTGCCGGGAAAGCCGAAGTCCTGGCCGACTGCGGGCTCATCTGGCATTTTGTGGGACAGCTGCAGACCAAGAAAGCCAAATCAGTGGTCCGCTATGCCGCCGCGGTCCATTCCGTGGACCGGCCCCAGCTCGTGGATGCCCTGGCCAAGGCCGTGCGAATCCAGCAGGACAACACGGGCCGGGCACCCCTGGACTGCTTCATCCAGGTCAGCCTGGAGGACGACGCCGGTGCCCACCGGGGCGGCGCCGCCCCGTCCGACCTGCCGCTGCTGGCCGACCGGATAGCGGCAGGGGAGGGCCTCCGCCTGGCAGGCGTGATGGCCGTGGCCCCGCTGGGTGCCCCGCCCGGGCCCGCCTTCGAGAAGCTCGCCGGGATCTCTGCCCGGCTGGTGGAACAACATCCCGGTGCCACTGCCATCTCCGCCGGCATGAGCCAGGACCTTGAAGCCGCCATAGCCTTCGGGGCGACACACCTGCGAATCGGCTCCGATATTCTCGGATCGCGTCCCCTAGTGGGGTAG
- a CDS encoding cell division protein SepF, with translation MAGALRKTMIYLGLADGDEHYESEHQSTRKDEDETMEADREERRAPAPVREVSREASYTPEEEYRAPVTPIKRAASSREETSGLRQITTIHPRSYNDAKLIGESFRDGIPVIMNVTDMGEADAKRLVDFSAGLVFGLRGSIERVTNKVFLLSPSYVEVIGDDKKASETQASFFNQS, from the coding sequence ATGGCCGGCGCTCTGCGCAAGACAATGATCTATCTTGGGCTCGCCGACGGCGATGAGCATTACGAGTCCGAGCACCAGTCAACACGTAAGGATGAGGACGAAACGATGGAAGCTGACCGCGAGGAGCGCCGTGCACCTGCACCCGTCCGCGAGGTCAGCCGCGAAGCGTCCTACACCCCCGAAGAGGAATACCGCGCCCCAGTGACTCCCATTAAGCGAGCGGCCTCCAGCCGCGAAGAAACCAGCGGACTTCGCCAGATCACCACGATCCATCCCCGCTCCTACAACGATGCCAAGCTCATCGGCGAAAGCTTCCGGGACGGCATTCCGGTGATCATGAACGTTACCGACATGGGCGAGGCCGATGCCAAGCGCCTGGTGGACTTCTCCGCCGGCCTGGTTTTTGGACTCCGCGGGAGCATCGAGCGGGTCACCAACAAGGTCTTCCTGCTGTCGCCGTCATACGTTGAAGTCATCGGCGATGACAAGAAAGCCAGCGAAACACAGGCAAGCTTTTTCAACCAAAGCTGA
- a CDS encoding YggT family protein — MGIVFGLVYLALLLFFVALIIRLVFDWVQMFAREWRPRGVALVAAHAVYSITDPPLKVLRRLIPPLRLGGISLDLGFLILFIAVSIAMGITRGLA, encoded by the coding sequence ATGGGAATCGTTTTCGGACTTGTCTATCTCGCGCTGCTTCTGTTCTTTGTTGCACTGATCATCCGGCTCGTCTTTGACTGGGTCCAGATGTTTGCGCGGGAGTGGCGTCCGCGGGGAGTAGCCCTGGTGGCGGCCCACGCCGTGTATTCAATCACCGATCCGCCCCTGAAAGTACTGCGCCGGCTGATACCGCCCCTGCGTTTGGGCGGCATCTCCCTGGACCTGGGTTTCCTGATCCTCTTCATCGCCGTCAGCATTGCGATGGGGATCACCAGGGGACTTGCCTGA
- a CDS encoding DivIVA domain-containing protein, which translates to MALTPEDVVNKRFQPTKFREGYDQDEVDDFLDEIVVELRRLNQENDELRKKLAEAGSSVPASSAASPVVEKVPAPVKADKDEAREKAEAEAKAAEAAKKKDVQPSAPAAAAPAASNAAAVATPSAESAAGLLAMAQQMHDRHVAEGQAQKDKIIAEAQIEASSLVNDAQEKSRKILGALEQQRSVLERKVEQLRGFERDYRSRLKAYIEGQLRDLDARGSVATPEVSEAN; encoded by the coding sequence ATGGCTTTGACGCCAGAAGACGTTGTCAACAAGCGCTTTCAGCCGACCAAGTTCCGCGAGGGCTACGACCAGGACGAAGTTGATGACTTCCTGGACGAGATCGTTGTTGAGCTCCGCCGCCTGAACCAGGAGAACGACGAACTTCGCAAGAAGCTCGCCGAAGCCGGATCCAGCGTTCCGGCCAGCTCGGCCGCTTCCCCCGTTGTGGAGAAGGTCCCCGCGCCCGTCAAGGCCGACAAGGATGAGGCACGCGAAAAGGCGGAAGCCGAAGCCAAGGCTGCCGAAGCAGCGAAGAAGAAGGACGTTCAGCCGTCCGCTCCTGCCGCCGCAGCCCCCGCAGCCTCCAACGCTGCCGCCGTCGCAACCCCTTCGGCTGAGTCCGCCGCCGGCCTCCTGGCCATGGCCCAGCAGATGCACGATCGGCACGTCGCCGAGGGCCAGGCCCAGAAGGACAAGATCATCGCCGAGGCGCAGATCGAAGCCAGCAGCCTGGTCAACGATGCACAGGAGAAGTCCCGCAAGATCCTTGGCGCCCTCGAGCAGCAGCGCTCCGTCCTGGAGCGCAAGGTTGAGCAGCTCCGCGGCTTCGAACGCGACTACCGTTCACGCCTGAAGGCCTACATCGAAGGCCAGCTTCGCGACCTGGACGCCCGCGGTTCCGTTGCTACGCCGGAAGTCAGCGAAGCCAACTAG
- the lspA gene encoding signal peptidase II, which yields MTDELAADSARPVPPAPRPGRTVLLSVFAGFALFAYVLDQLTKLWVTSSMVEGERIPVLPPLLHWYFIRNSGAAFSIGENVTWVFSIIMAGVAVAILLQIRKLGSLWWSLALGLLLGGALGNLTDRLFREPSFGMGHVVDFIQLPNFAIFNIADSAVVSAVAIICILTLRGIALDGSRVTTERKDKADDA from the coding sequence ATGACTGACGAACTTGCTGCGGACTCCGCACGCCCTGTCCCACCTGCCCCGCGTCCAGGCCGCACGGTGCTGCTCTCCGTCTTCGCAGGGTTTGCCCTCTTCGCCTATGTCCTGGACCAGCTCACCAAGCTGTGGGTCACGTCCAGCATGGTGGAAGGCGAACGGATCCCTGTGCTCCCGCCGCTGCTGCACTGGTACTTCATCCGGAACTCCGGCGCTGCGTTTTCCATCGGAGAGAACGTCACGTGGGTGTTCTCCATCATCATGGCCGGGGTGGCTGTGGCAATCCTCTTACAGATCCGCAAACTGGGATCGCTCTGGTGGTCCCTGGCGCTGGGCCTGCTCCTGGGCGGTGCACTGGGCAACCTCACCGACCGGCTCTTCCGTGAACCGTCCTTCGGCATGGGACACGTGGTGGACTTCATCCAGCTTCCCAACTTCGCCATCTTCAACATCGCCGACTCGGCGGTGGTTTCCGCCGTCGCCATCATCTGCATCCTGACACTGCGCGGCATAGCCCTGGATGGCAGCCGGGTGACCACGGAACGCAAGGACAAGGCCGACGATGCCTGA
- a CDS encoding RluA family pseudouridine synthase translates to MPERIVVADEYGGTRADAGLAGLLGISRSLAASLLAEGHVQSKGTRLGKSAKLVAGDVLHVSRPERRDPLEVVEEVVEGLKILLDDEDFVVVDKPVGVAAHPSPGWVGPTVVGGLAGAGYRISTSGSPERAGIVHRLDVGTSGVMVVAKSERAYTALKRAFKERTVDKVYHAVVQGLPDPLAGTIDAPIGRHPGHDWRFAVIEDGRHSVTHYEVLEAFGKASLVEVHLETGRTHQIRVHFSALRHPCAGDLTYGADPRLAATLGLTRQWLHARELGFDHPVSGEPVRVTSDYPQDLAFALEILESGKA, encoded by the coding sequence ATGCCTGAGCGGATTGTCGTTGCAGACGAATACGGTGGAACCCGCGCCGATGCCGGCCTTGCAGGACTCCTGGGCATCTCGCGTTCCCTCGCGGCGTCCCTCCTTGCCGAGGGCCATGTGCAGAGCAAGGGGACAAGGCTGGGCAAGTCGGCAAAGCTGGTTGCGGGTGACGTGCTTCACGTCAGCAGGCCGGAACGGCGTGACCCCCTGGAAGTCGTGGAGGAAGTTGTGGAAGGCCTGAAGATCCTGCTGGATGACGAGGATTTTGTCGTGGTTGACAAGCCGGTAGGCGTTGCCGCCCATCCGTCGCCCGGGTGGGTCGGGCCCACGGTAGTGGGCGGCCTGGCCGGGGCCGGCTACCGCATCTCCACCTCCGGATCGCCGGAGCGGGCGGGCATCGTGCACCGGCTCGACGTCGGAACGTCCGGTGTCATGGTGGTGGCAAAGTCCGAGCGCGCCTACACGGCACTGAAGCGGGCCTTCAAGGAACGAACGGTGGACAAGGTCTACCACGCCGTTGTCCAGGGCCTTCCGGATCCGCTGGCGGGAACCATCGATGCACCCATCGGCCGGCACCCGGGGCATGACTGGCGTTTCGCGGTGATTGAGGACGGGCGCCACTCCGTCACGCACTACGAAGTGCTGGAAGCCTTTGGCAAAGCCAGCCTGGTGGAGGTCCACCTGGAAACGGGCCGCACCCACCAGATCCGCGTCCACTTTTCCGCACTCCGGCACCCCTGCGCCGGCGACCTGACGTACGGTGCCGATCCGCGGCTTGCTGCCACCCTTGGCCTGACACGTCAGTGGTTGCACGCCCGGGAACTGGGATTCGACCACCCGGTGTCGGGCGAACCCGTCCGGGTCACCAGCGACTACCCGCAGGACCTCGCGTTTGCCCTGGAAATACTCGAGTCCGGGAAGGCCTGA